A region from the Riemerella anatipestifer genome encodes:
- a CDS encoding FISUMP domain-containing protein, which produces MKKTLLCAVFLPLVLNAQEDYRSRVGINTNTPQATLEISRKELNTLPKGYPQGVLFPEFTTEERLTFSPSTKKGTLIYNKEKNCIEMYRGFINGVHEWTCTNTNVGSEVSNPFAPATATLGVVQDIKWIIFKNKGKNYLLQGSSLQDVGIAAGAEIIVNIPYSDAQPANGAYTAYEQTLALKNESGYMQDFKLSYPAGNFTGSSGTIPAKLKNVSGATYYPALAPEDGIYRNVISNANAYTISLNGSSTTTLRVQTLTGVPDRCFKETTLQCVGYGEDVEEHNFVYLPIQGPDGRIWLNNNLGADYAKVDSPWFNPAYQAGALDPNNTNIAVVLDTPSAEQIKKDWRAYGSLFQWQRQPDGHELINWTNSTSGISKYGITSTSSNSWTDAGSNKLISSGWVNSSLASSGSYNLWQSSGVGKTNPCPSGYHVPIYNELLTLQDGIIGRRTNRGEVLYTDVFWKETVLRLSVSGARDSNGGLYEQSKHGWLWSSEYGYGTNAINLIFNSYQVTVGNVDNWTSSFGVRCIKDN; this is translated from the coding sequence ATGAAAAAAACTTTGTTATGCGCGGTGTTTCTGCCTTTGGTGCTGAACGCCCAAGAAGATTACAGAAGCAGAGTGGGCATCAATACCAATACGCCCCAAGCTACTTTGGAAATTTCTAGAAAAGAATTAAATACTCTGCCCAAGGGGTATCCTCAAGGGGTGCTGTTCCCTGAATTTACAACGGAAGAAAGACTTACTTTTTCGCCTAGCACCAAAAAGGGGACTCTTATTTACAATAAGGAAAAAAACTGCATAGAGATGTACCGAGGCTTTATCAATGGGGTACACGAGTGGACTTGTACCAATACGAATGTAGGTAGTGAAGTGAGTAATCCCTTTGCCCCAGCTACAGCTACTCTAGGAGTGGTACAAGATATTAAGTGGATTATCTTTAAAAATAAAGGAAAAAACTACTTGTTACAGGGGAGTAGTTTACAAGATGTAGGAATAGCTGCTGGAGCGGAAATAATAGTAAATATTCCTTACAGCGATGCACAGCCTGCTAATGGAGCTTATACAGCTTACGAACAAACCTTAGCCCTAAAAAATGAGAGTGGTTATATGCAAGATTTTAAGTTGTCTTACCCAGCGGGTAACTTTACAGGGTCATCGGGTACTATACCTGCTAAGCTGAAAAATGTAAGTGGGGCTACTTACTACCCTGCCCTAGCTCCAGAAGATGGCATATACCGCAATGTTATTAGCAATGCGAATGCTTACACCATTAGTTTAAATGGGAGCAGTACCACCACACTCAGAGTACAAACCCTTACAGGTGTTCCTGACCGATGTTTTAAAGAAACCACATTGCAATGTGTTGGCTATGGAGAAGATGTAGAGGAGCATAATTTTGTCTATCTTCCAATCCAAGGACCCGATGGTAGAATTTGGCTAAACAATAACCTAGGTGCAGATTATGCTAAAGTAGATTCACCATGGTTTAACCCAGCTTATCAAGCGGGAGCTTTAGACCCAAATAATACCAATATTGCGGTAGTTTTAGATACGCCCTCTGCTGAACAGATTAAAAAAGATTGGAGGGCGTATGGTTCACTTTTCCAGTGGCAAAGGCAGCCTGATGGACATGAGCTTATCAATTGGACGAATTCCACAAGTGGGATTTCTAAATATGGAATTACTTCTACTTCATCTAATTCTTGGACGGATGCAGGGTCTAACAAACTTATTTCTAGTGGTTGGGTAAATAGTTCATTGGCTAGTTCAGGATCTTATAATTTATGGCAATCTTCAGGTGTAGGTAAGACTAACCCTTGTCCTTCGGGGTATCATGTACCTATATACAATGAACTTTTGACTTTACAGGATGGTATCATAGGTAGAAGAACTAATCGTGGGGAAGTATTATATACCGATGTATTTTGGAAAGAGACGGTTCTTCGCCTCTCTGTGAGTGGTGCTCGTGACAGCAATGGAGGGTTATATGAACAGAGCAAACACGGTTGGTTGTGGAGTAGTGAGTATGGCTATGGTACCAATGCTATAAATCTAATATTTAATAGTTATCAAGTCACTGTGGGAAATGTTGATAATTGGACTTCTTCTTTTGGAGTTCGTTGCATTAAGGATAACTAA
- a CDS encoding glycosyl transferase family 1 codes for MPQPKKILIISYYWPPAGGPGVQRWLKFAKYLPEFGWQPTLFVPENPSYPLLDNSLLKEVPKDIDIIKTKIWEPYQIAEKLNKNNKKFKTGQFDIGTNQSWKSKLSIWIRGNFFIPDARVFWVNPSVKFLKKYLEEHHFDALVTTGPPHSLHLIGLKLKKEFPKLKWIADFRDPWTEISYYKHLKLSKIADRKHRELEQKVFNHADITLATSYTDAENFRKKGANAVCITNGYDSEALNTTERKPKTKFTLSYIGVLEQLRNPEILWETLNELLNESTDFKADFELKLVGRIDVKISESWEHTPLKNHINDLGYLPHHKAVEEMHHSTLLLITNFPQESSKGIIPGKIFEYLASGNTIISFGPAQADVEKILEETQTGKHFSYQDQASLKQYLLQQYQLWKQTDFIKAPQDISAFSRKNLAQSLAKLLDNGIL; via the coding sequence ATGCCACAGCCTAAAAAAATACTCATCATATCTTATTACTGGCCTCCCGCAGGAGGTCCAGGGGTGCAACGATGGCTCAAATTTGCCAAATACCTCCCAGAATTTGGGTGGCAACCTACCTTATTTGTTCCAGAAAATCCAAGCTATCCTTTATTAGACAACAGCCTGCTAAAGGAAGTACCAAAAGATATTGATATTATAAAAACAAAAATCTGGGAGCCTTACCAAATTGCCGAAAAACTCAACAAAAACAACAAAAAATTTAAGACAGGACAGTTTGATATTGGCACTAACCAAAGTTGGAAATCCAAACTTTCTATTTGGATAAGAGGAAATTTTTTTATTCCTGATGCTAGGGTATTTTGGGTAAATCCTTCGGTAAAGTTTCTAAAAAAGTATTTGGAGGAACATCATTTTGATGCTTTAGTAACTACAGGACCACCACACTCCCTGCACTTAATTGGACTTAAACTCAAGAAAGAGTTTCCAAAATTAAAATGGATTGCCGATTTCCGTGACCCTTGGACAGAAATATCCTACTACAAACACCTTAAACTCTCCAAAATAGCCGATAGAAAACATCGGGAACTAGAGCAGAAGGTATTTAATCATGCAGATATTACCCTTGCTACCAGCTATACTGACGCCGAAAACTTTAGAAAAAAAGGAGCAAATGCAGTATGTATTACCAATGGCTACGATTCTGAAGCTCTTAATACCACCGAAAGAAAGCCTAAAACTAAATTTACATTAAGCTATATTGGGGTACTAGAACAACTGCGAAATCCTGAAATATTATGGGAAACGCTAAATGAACTACTTAATGAATCTACCGATTTTAAAGCCGATTTTGAGCTAAAACTAGTCGGTAGAATTGATGTCAAAATCTCCGAAAGTTGGGAACACACGCCTCTTAAAAACCACATTAACGACTTAGGATACCTCCCACACCATAAGGCGGTGGAAGAGATGCACCATTCTACGCTACTTCTGATAACCAACTTCCCACAAGAGAGCTCTAAAGGGATTATCCCTGGTAAAATATTTGAGTATCTGGCTTCTGGAAATACCATTATTTCCTTTGGACCTGCCCAAGCTGATGTAGAGAAGATATTAGAAGAAACCCAAACAGGCAAACATTTTTCTTACCAAGACCAAGCCTCTCTAAAGCAGTATTTATTACAGCAATACCAGCTTTGGAAACAAACCGATTTTATTAAAGCTCCACAAGATATCTCTGCTTTTTCTAGAAAAAATTTAGCCCAATCTTTAGCAAAACTATTGGATAATGGTATCCTCTGA
- a CDS encoding YfhO family protein — translation MNLKHKNLVFIIGSLVIFVLIAVLYANPIISGKQLMQPDIVHYKGGAKELLDYRAKYSTETYWSDAMFGGMPTYQTGAQFRGDLIKQVDNILNFLPKPANYLFLLFSGFFLLGMVAVRNWKYALLGASFFGLSTYFYIIIAAGHNGKVHTVAYFAPLLAGILLVYIRKKYILGFIVTALFMGLQIAANHIQMTYYLFIALGFLFISELVRAIKGNTTWKHFGISSGVLALAIALGVGMNAQRLMANAEYVKETVRGKQILNTEKGNTEKSGMDKESITMWSYGKLETLNLFIPRLMGGGSQEKDSERMMGRIQELVQENATSQEEVNNIIRGLSSPTYWGDQPMTSGPAYQGAVVCFLAVLGFVFARRKYKYWILGASALTIMLAWGHHFMPLTDFFIDYVPLYNKFRAPSSILVVVELLFPLIGILGLYQFFKNQNLSKELKQKYLIYTTASVLGFTVILLVGGKSLLDFYNDTEKTYLPPYLLNYLQDERWQFFRADAIKAILYVGITAIVLWLSLKEKLSQNIALVIIGLVSLFDLWTVNQRYLNSSNFVDKTFAENPFQKENNDYLIGKAGDNPYIQGLLSQVNINKTLETLAEKDKSHYRIFNNTLGTFGETNTSYFKASIGGYSAAKLRRYDDLINEYFSKQDTVALPKVLNMLNAKYFVVGSADNPQAYPNPDANGNAWFVSDILWANTPNEEIKAIGTIDNKRTAVVSTEDKSYFNGKNIQPDSTAYIQLTQYQPNEIQLKSQSKTPQLAVISEIYYPKGWKMFVDNQEVPYIKANYLLRAVYVPAGNHTIKMVFDPEVLHKGKLWSYGAFGVFILLSILGILKLYKEQNATA, via the coding sequence ATGAATCTGAAACACAAAAACCTCGTTTTTATCATTGGCAGTTTGGTTATTTTTGTGCTAATTGCTGTACTTTATGCCAATCCTATTATCTCTGGTAAACAGCTTATGCAACCCGATATTGTGCACTACAAAGGCGGTGCAAAAGAGTTATTAGATTACAGAGCTAAATATAGCACCGAAACCTATTGGAGTGATGCAATGTTTGGAGGAATGCCAACCTACCAAACAGGTGCACAGTTTAGAGGCGACCTTATAAAACAGGTGGATAATATCTTAAACTTCCTTCCTAAACCAGCCAATTATCTGTTTTTGTTGTTTTCAGGATTTTTCCTACTGGGTATGGTAGCCGTGAGAAATTGGAAATACGCTTTACTTGGAGCTTCGTTTTTTGGACTATCTACTTATTTTTACATCATCATCGCTGCTGGGCACAATGGTAAGGTGCACACTGTAGCCTATTTTGCACCTTTACTCGCAGGTATTCTATTAGTGTACATCAGGAAAAAGTACATTTTAGGATTCATTGTTACCGCTTTGTTTATGGGGTTACAGATAGCAGCGAATCATATCCAAATGACTTACTACCTATTTATAGCATTAGGGTTTTTGTTTATTTCAGAGCTTGTTAGAGCCATTAAAGGCAATACCACTTGGAAACACTTCGGTATTTCTTCTGGTGTACTAGCCCTTGCTATTGCTCTAGGGGTAGGTATGAATGCCCAAAGGCTTATGGCTAATGCCGAATATGTTAAGGAAACCGTAAGAGGAAAGCAAATTCTAAACACCGAAAAAGGCAATACTGAAAAGTCTGGTATGGATAAAGAAAGTATTACCATGTGGAGTTACGGAAAGCTAGAAACACTCAATCTATTTATTCCTAGACTTATGGGAGGCGGAAGCCAAGAAAAAGACTCGGAACGAATGATGGGGCGTATCCAAGAACTTGTACAAGAAAATGCAACCTCACAAGAGGAAGTTAATAATATCATCAGAGGGCTTAGCAGTCCTACCTATTGGGGAGACCAGCCTATGACTTCTGGACCAGCTTATCAAGGTGCCGTGGTTTGTTTTCTGGCGGTGTTAGGATTTGTGTTTGCTAGAAGAAAATACAAATATTGGATTTTGGGAGCGTCCGCCCTCACGATTATGTTGGCTTGGGGACATCATTTTATGCCACTTACCGACTTTTTTATAGATTATGTTCCGCTCTATAACAAATTTAGAGCACCATCTTCTATCCTAGTTGTGGTAGAACTTTTATTTCCGCTCATTGGGATTTTAGGTTTGTATCAGTTTTTTAAAAATCAAAACCTTTCCAAAGAGTTAAAACAAAAGTACCTCATCTATACCACAGCTTCCGTTCTCGGATTTACAGTGATTTTACTCGTAGGAGGCAAATCTCTTTTGGACTTTTACAATGATACCGAAAAGACCTATCTCCCACCCTATCTACTCAACTATCTACAAGACGAAAGATGGCAATTTTTCCGAGCAGATGCCATAAAAGCAATTTTATATGTAGGCATTACTGCGATAGTGCTTTGGCTTAGTTTAAAGGAAAAATTATCTCAAAATATCGCTTTAGTTATCATTGGTTTGGTAAGTTTATTTGATTTATGGACGGTAAATCAGCGTTATCTTAACAGCAGTAATTTTGTAGATAAAACCTTTGCAGAAAACCCTTTCCAAAAAGAAAATAACGACTATCTCATAGGAAAGGCAGGAGACAATCCTTACATACAAGGGCTTCTTTCTCAAGTGAACATCAATAAGACTTTGGAAACTCTAGCCGAAAAAGATAAGAGTCATTACCGAATTTTCAATAATACTTTAGGAACTTTTGGCGAAACCAACACTTCTTATTTCAAAGCTTCTATTGGAGGTTATAGTGCTGCTAAGCTGAGAAGATATGATGATTTAATCAACGAATATTTTAGCAAACAAGACACCGTAGCATTACCAAAAGTATTGAATATGCTTAATGCTAAGTATTTCGTGGTAGGTAGTGCGGACAATCCACAAGCCTACCCTAACCCTGATGCTAATGGCAACGCTTGGTTTGTTTCTGATATTTTATGGGCTAATACGCCTAACGAGGAAATCAAAGCTATCGGCACAATAGACAACAAAAGAACAGCCGTGGTAAGCACCGAAGACAAAAGCTACTTTAATGGCAAAAACATTCAGCCTGACAGTACCGCCTATATCCAGCTTACCCAATACCAGCCAAACGAAATACAGCTTAAGAGCCAGTCTAAAACACCTCAACTTGCAGTAATCTCCGAAATTTACTACCCGAAAGGTTGGAAAATGTTTGTGGACAATCAAGAAGTCCCTTATATAAAGGCGAACTACCTTCTTAGAGCCGTTTATGTTCCTGCTGGAAATCATACCATCAAAATGGTTTTTGACCCTGAAGTTCTGCACAAAGGTAAACTTTGGTCTTATGGTGCTTTTGGAGTATTCATCTTACTAAGTATCTTGGGAATTTTAAAACTCTACAAAGAGCAGAATGCCACAGCCTAA
- a CDS encoding DUF6263 family protein → MIKKIIALSIVAFALTSCKKDKETGKAETITVDTPQEEGAKIPEAKPAITDSAGVYSLSFKLEKGKTYPLTSFQKDVTTVKDPSGKSISGTQEMTDEITFTVNDFVNGTYDITVNLVGKVNKSSSQGKTVVIDTKQAAPKEEQLKGMWTVNKALSGNKLQMKMDEKGNVISISGFDAVYKKVEQNITSLIKDAKERKQFMDGFKQGFNEKMFKEQFTQSLNILPKKGVKIGETWTETDNLTPDGKLKISTTYKLEKVADGKAEVSIKGGIPKKSDSKKQEGITHSISVEGSQNGKIILDANTGWILSSKQNMTTTQKESLSDGKQSQTMTQTTQSSITLNP, encoded by the coding sequence ATGATTAAAAAAATAATTGCACTTAGCATCGTTGCATTCGCATTAACATCTTGTAAAAAAGATAAAGAAACAGGTAAAGCTGAAACCATTACAGTAGATACTCCACAAGAAGAAGGAGCTAAAATTCCTGAAGCAAAACCTGCCATCACTGATTCCGCTGGGGTATACTCTTTATCTTTTAAACTAGAAAAAGGTAAAACCTATCCTTTAACTTCCTTTCAAAAAGATGTTACTACTGTAAAAGACCCTTCTGGAAAAAGCATTAGTGGTACACAAGAAATGACCGATGAAATTACTTTTACCGTAAACGATTTTGTTAATGGTACTTACGATATTACCGTAAACCTCGTGGGAAAAGTTAATAAATCTTCTTCTCAAGGTAAAACAGTAGTTATTGATACCAAGCAAGCAGCACCAAAAGAGGAACAACTAAAAGGTATGTGGACGGTAAACAAAGCTCTTTCTGGTAACAAGCTCCAAATGAAAATGGACGAAAAGGGGAATGTTATTTCCATTTCGGGATTTGATGCAGTTTATAAAAAGGTGGAACAGAACATCACTAGCCTTATCAAAGATGCCAAGGAAAGAAAACAATTTATGGACGGTTTCAAGCAAGGATTTAATGAGAAAATGTTTAAGGAACAATTTACTCAAAGCCTTAACATTCTACCTAAAAAAGGAGTTAAAATAGGCGAAACTTGGACAGAAACCGATAATTTAACACCTGACGGAAAACTAAAAATTAGCACCACTTATAAACTAGAAAAAGTAGCCGATGGAAAGGCAGAAGTAAGCATAAAAGGTGGCATTCCAAAAAAATCTGATTCTAAAAAGCAAGAAGGTATCACACACAGCATTAGTGTAGAAGGTTCTCAGAATGGTAAAATTATTTTAGATGCCAACACAGGTTGGATTCTTTCATCTAAACAAAATATGACTACTACACAAAAGGAAAGTTTATCTGATGGTAAACAAAGCCAAACGATGACGCAGACCACACAGTCTAGCATTACGCTTAATCCTTAA
- the rlmB gene encoding 23S rRNA (guanosine(2251)-2'-O)-methyltransferase RlmB has protein sequence MRQDYTSHKKNNDKKEDFIFGLRPVIEAIEAGKTIDKVFLQNGLQGSIYAELKTLLAKHKIRPNYVPIEKLNRFTRKNHQGVVAFISDIPFYSIEAVLPEIFEQGKTPFLVILDRLTDVRNFGAICRTAECVGVDAIIIPEKGAAPINSDAIKTSAGALYNVKICKEKNLAHTVDFLQQSGVSVFSATEKAEKLIYDIDFKIPFALVMGNEEKGISKEVLHHSDEKIKLPIEGKTQSLNVSVACGAILYEVVRQRMGL, from the coding sequence ATGAGGCAAGATTATACATCGCACAAAAAAAACAACGATAAAAAAGAGGATTTTATCTTCGGTTTAAGACCTGTAATAGAAGCCATAGAGGCTGGCAAAACCATAGATAAAGTATTCTTACAAAATGGATTACAAGGGAGCATTTATGCGGAACTCAAAACACTTTTAGCAAAGCATAAAATCCGTCCTAACTATGTACCCATAGAAAAACTCAACCGTTTTACGAGAAAAAATCATCAAGGCGTGGTGGCTTTTATTTCAGACATTCCTTTCTATAGTATAGAAGCGGTACTCCCTGAAATATTTGAACAAGGTAAAACACCTTTTTTGGTCATTTTGGACAGACTAACAGATGTTAGAAATTTCGGAGCTATTTGTAGAACTGCAGAATGTGTAGGCGTAGATGCCATCATCATTCCAGAGAAAGGTGCAGCTCCCATCAATTCAGATGCTATTAAAACTTCTGCTGGAGCCCTATACAATGTTAAAATATGTAAAGAAAAAAATCTAGCACACACCGTAGATTTCCTTCAACAGTCGGGTGTTTCTGTATTTTCTGCAACCGAAAAAGCAGAAAAACTAATCTATGATATAGATTTTAAAATTCCTTTTGCCCTAGTAATGGGGAACGAGGAAAAAGGCATATCTAAAGAAGTACTTCACCATTCTGACGAAAAAATAAAACTACCTATAGAAGGTAAAACGCAATCCCTAAATGTGTCCGTAGCTTGTGGAGCTATCTTGTACGAAGTAGTAAGACAGAGAATGGGACTTTAA
- a CDS encoding DinB family protein, with protein sequence MNYHFSNHKAVRKNLLDVLQSTPLEQLLIIPDGFNNNIYWNIAHCVATQQLLHYYLSGNPFRIDSYWIERYKKGTLPNLDVKDSEVEDLGFLLSETSKILMKDYDNGLFSDYSPYSTSFGIDIKSIKEAIIFNNLHEGMHYGYILAQKRALMID encoded by the coding sequence ATGAATTATCATTTTTCAAACCATAAAGCTGTCAGAAAAAATCTGTTAGATGTCCTGCAAAGCACTCCTTTGGAGCAATTGCTCATAATTCCTGATGGATTTAATAATAACATCTATTGGAACATTGCTCATTGTGTAGCCACTCAACAGTTGTTGCATTACTATCTTAGTGGCAACCCTTTTCGTATAGACTCTTACTGGATAGAACGATACAAAAAAGGAACACTCCCAAACTTAGATGTAAAGGATTCTGAAGTGGAAGATTTAGGATTTTTACTCTCGGAAACCTCCAAAATTTTAATGAAAGACTATGATAATGGTTTATTTTCGGACTATTCACCATATTCTACTAGTTTTGGGATAGATATTAAAAGTATCAAAGAAGCCATTATATTCAACAACTTACACGAAGGTATGCACTACGGCTATATATTAGCACAGAAAAGAGCATTGATGATTGATTAA
- a CDS encoding AAA family ATPase has product MAELHQAEEIKILSEQIQVQNYHFRLLKEEMGKVVIGQSYMVDRLLVGLLGNGHILLEGVPGLAKTLAIKTLSEALQGQFSRIQFTPDLLPADVVGTMIYNVKENDFSIKKGPVFANFVLADEINRAPAKVQSALLEVMQEKQVTIGDETLQLPKPFLVMATQNPIDQEGTYLLPEAQTDRFMLKCKIEYPEFEDERTVMRMVSTSDIPKVTPVVSLEQITEAKQLINKIYLDEKIEKYILDMVFATRFPERYGLSDLKDYISFGASPRASISLAVASRAIAFIKGRAFVIPEDVKEIAKDVLRHRIGLSFEAEAENITTDEIVDRVLARVQAP; this is encoded by the coding sequence ATGGCAGAATTACATCAAGCGGAAGAAATAAAGATTTTAAGTGAACAGATTCAAGTTCAGAACTATCATTTTAGGCTCTTAAAAGAAGAGATGGGGAAGGTGGTTATAGGGCAGTCTTATATGGTGGATAGATTGCTAGTAGGGCTTTTGGGTAATGGGCATATCCTTTTAGAAGGCGTACCAGGCTTAGCAAAAACTTTGGCTATAAAAACACTTTCGGAGGCCTTACAAGGGCAGTTTTCAAGAATACAGTTTACGCCAGACCTTCTACCTGCAGATGTGGTAGGTACAATGATTTATAATGTTAAAGAGAATGATTTTTCTATAAAGAAAGGTCCTGTGTTCGCTAATTTTGTGTTGGCTGATGAGATTAACCGTGCTCCGGCAAAGGTGCAGTCGGCACTATTGGAAGTGATGCAAGAAAAGCAGGTAACCATAGGTGATGAAACATTACAGTTGCCAAAACCATTTCTTGTAATGGCAACGCAAAACCCTATTGACCAAGAAGGAACTTACCTTTTACCAGAAGCACAAACCGACCGTTTTATGCTAAAGTGTAAAATAGAATATCCTGAATTTGAGGATGAAAGAACGGTAATGAGAATGGTGTCCACATCAGATATTCCTAAGGTAACTCCTGTGGTGTCTTTAGAGCAAATTACAGAGGCTAAGCAACTTATCAATAAAATCTATTTGGACGAAAAAATAGAGAAATATATTTTGGATATGGTCTTTGCAACTCGTTTTCCTGAGCGTTATGGCTTATCCGATTTAAAAGATTATATCAGCTTCGGTGCGTCTCCTAGAGCATCTATTAGTTTAGCGGTGGCATCTCGTGCGATAGCCTTTATTAAAGGAAGAGCTTTCGTGATTCCAGAAGATGTTAAAGAGATTGCAAAAGATGTTTTAAGACACCGAATTGGACTTAGCTTTGAAGCTGAAGCCGAAAACATCACTACAGATGAAATTGTAGATAGAGTTTTAGCTAGAGTTCAAGCTCCGTAA
- a CDS encoding DUF58 domain-containing protein, protein MQVKDIIKKVKQIEIRTKKRTDTALMGQYHSAFKGQGMAFSEVRQYQFGDDIRRIDWNKTARFKEPFVKVMEEERELTIMLLVDVSASMDYGTKVQLKKEFVAEICASLGFSAVGNNDKVGVVLFADKVYKVIPPQKGRKHILAILSQILSVDYVPAKSNIDVALEYVMNVFKKKSFLFLLSDFNDEIDEKTLKVASRKHQLLGIRVADEKDNEIPDVGYVFFQDIETGENIWVNTSNRRFRYHFAEEQKQNLKKMKETFDKSSAYFIDLKTGADYTRALYQYFQRR, encoded by the coding sequence ATGCAGGTAAAAGACATCATAAAGAAAGTTAAACAGATAGAAATTCGCACCAAAAAAAGGACAGATACGGCGCTTATGGGGCAGTATCATAGTGCTTTTAAGGGGCAAGGAATGGCTTTTTCTGAGGTGAGGCAATATCAGTTTGGAGATGATATCAGAAGGATTGACTGGAATAAAACGGCTCGTTTCAAAGAACCTTTTGTTAAGGTGATGGAGGAGGAAAGGGAGCTTACTATTATGCTATTGGTGGATGTTTCTGCGTCTATGGATTATGGGACAAAGGTTCAACTGAAGAAAGAATTTGTAGCAGAGATTTGTGCTAGCTTAGGATTTTCGGCGGTGGGGAATAATGATAAGGTAGGCGTGGTACTTTTTGCAGATAAAGTATATAAAGTCATTCCGCCACAGAAAGGTAGGAAGCATATTTTAGCTATTTTGAGCCAGATTTTGTCAGTAGATTATGTACCCGCAAAATCTAATATAGATGTAGCTTTAGAATATGTGATGAATGTTTTTAAGAAGAAATCGTTTTTGTTTTTACTATCCGATTTTAATGATGAGATAGATGAGAAAACATTAAAAGTAGCTTCAAGAAAGCATCAACTATTAGGAATAAGGGTGGCAGATGAAAAGGATAACGAAATTCCAGATGTAGGATATGTGTTTTTTCAAGATATAGAAACGGGAGAAAATATCTGGGTGAACACTTCTAACCGGAGATTTAGATATCATTTTGCTGAAGAGCAAAAGCAGAATTTAAAAAAGATGAAGGAAACTTTTGATAAAAGTTCTGCCTATTTTATAGACCTTAAAACAGGAGCTGATTACACGCGAGCATTATATCAATACTTCCAAAGGAGATGA
- a CDS encoding BatD family protein gives MKLRIIYTYIAVFLLQCFGAQTLSSSLTKNKVGMGEPTVLKITINGLQGKDVVSAPKNELLPFHFEEIKDDIDKKEDQYTRLIEFAIFEEGTFKIPPLEFKIGGQVQTTIPYEIQVVNTAQQGDEVKDIMNNKQVELGVRDYWELYKYYVLGVLGFLALVFLIGFFVKYGRKKSAEAKLPTNKTLKALELLKKKKYIQSGNYRSFYVELIEISRTFLQEQYHIPAEVLLTDDLLALMKEDSKISIENEKIIEEVFLRGDLVKFAKTIPDADLMETDYQKIVDFVKRSYQDIEFENLRKDV, from the coding sequence ATGAAATTAAGAATAATTTATACATATATAGCAGTATTTCTTTTACAGTGCTTTGGGGCTCAAACACTTTCCTCTAGTCTTACAAAAAATAAAGTAGGAATGGGAGAGCCTACGGTGCTTAAAATAACCATCAATGGTCTTCAAGGGAAAGATGTAGTATCTGCTCCTAAAAATGAGTTGTTACCTTTTCATTTTGAGGAAATTAAAGATGATATAGATAAAAAAGAAGACCAATACACGAGGCTGATAGAGTTTGCTATTTTTGAGGAAGGAACTTTTAAGATTCCACCTTTGGAATTCAAAATTGGAGGGCAGGTACAAACAACGATACCTTACGAAATACAAGTGGTAAATACGGCTCAACAAGGAGATGAGGTAAAGGATATTATGAATAACAAGCAGGTAGAGCTTGGAGTAAGAGATTATTGGGAGCTGTATAAATATTATGTGTTGGGTGTTTTGGGCTTTTTAGCATTGGTATTTCTGATAGGATTCTTTGTTAAATACGGAAGAAAAAAATCGGCAGAGGCTAAATTACCAACTAATAAAACTCTGAAAGCACTAGAGTTATTAAAGAAGAAAAAGTATATTCAGTCAGGTAATTACAGAAGTTTTTATGTGGAACTTATAGAGATTAGTAGGACTTTTTTACAAGAGCAGTACCATATTCCTGCGGAAGTTTTACTAACAGATGATTTATTGGCTTTAATGAAAGAAGACTCTAAAATATCCATAGAAAACGAAAAGATAATAGAGGAAGTCTTTTTGAGAGGAGATTTAGTGAAGTTTGCTAAAACCATTCCTGATGCCGATTTAATGGAAACCGACTATCAGAAAATAGTGGATTTTGTGAAGCGTTCATATCAAGATATAGAATTTGAAAACTTAAGGAAAGATGTTTAA